The following are from one region of the Solidesulfovibrio fructosivorans JJ] genome:
- a CDS encoding class I SAM-dependent methyltransferase: protein MDDSHKRWQAVREIALDIPAVQLGPYISQSLLKDPKHLLFSLSRYKSAARLLPIDRSARVLELGCSEGLGTLLLAQHAASVLGVDFDAKAIAQAQAFQRSPFAPTFQCADFIGKNFGVFDAVISMDVIEHIEKRHEHAYMETIVDNMDSTGMCIVGTPNITASPYASPASALGHVNLFSAERLYDLLHQYFHNVIVFGMNDEVLHTGFYAMCHYIIVAGFHKK, encoded by the coding sequence ATGGATGACTCCCACAAGCGTTGGCAAGCCGTTCGGGAAATAGCTCTGGATATCCCAGCCGTCCAACTGGGGCCCTACATCAGTCAGAGCCTGCTCAAGGATCCCAAGCACCTCCTTTTTTCTCTGTCGCGCTACAAGTCCGCCGCGCGCCTTCTCCCCATCGACAGATCCGCCAGGGTATTGGAACTGGGATGCAGCGAAGGTCTGGGCACGCTCCTCCTCGCGCAGCATGCCGCTTCGGTCCTCGGAGTGGATTTCGATGCCAAAGCCATTGCCCAGGCACAGGCTTTCCAGCGGTCGCCTTTCGCGCCCACATTTCAGTGCGCTGACTTTATAGGGAAAAATTTCGGCGTATTTGACGCCGTTATATCCATGGACGTGATCGAACATATCGAAAAAAGGCACGAACACGCCTATATGGAAACCATTGTCGACAACATGGATAGCACAGGGATGTGTATCGTTGGCACGCCAAACATTACAGCTTCTCCCTATGCCTCTCCTGCCAGTGCTCTGGGGCATGTCAACCTTTTTTCCGCCGAACGACTTTATGATTTATTGCATCAGTATTTTCATAATGTCATTGTGTTTGGCATGAACGATGAAGTGCTGCACACGGGATTTTATGCCATGTGCCACTACATTATTGTTGCCGGATTTCATAAAAAGTAA
- a CDS encoding nucleotidyltransferase family protein, protein MKPTQAASGSIPAILLAAGLGTRLRPITNTIPKCLVPIHGRPLLDIWLEMLIHAGLEPIYVNIHHHAQAVKEYLTASPWRDAVHLSPEPALLGTGGTLLAHRRQLDGGTFFVAHADNLSRFDVAAFLRAHKRRPPECVLTMMTFETDQPSQCGIVELDQRGVVTTFFEKCAHPPGNKANGAVFAMEPVIFDMFDTRPGSLPEISLDLLPYCLGRIATFHNDVYHRDIGTPESYACALQEYR, encoded by the coding sequence ATGAAACCAACCCAGGCCGCAAGCGGGTCCATCCCGGCCATCCTTCTGGCGGCCGGACTCGGAACACGCCTGCGCCCTATAACCAACACCATCCCCAAATGTTTGGTCCCCATTCACGGCCGCCCTTTATTGGATATTTGGCTGGAAATGCTCATTCATGCCGGGCTTGAGCCCATTTATGTCAATATCCATCACCATGCGCAGGCTGTGAAAGAGTATCTCACCGCCTCGCCATGGCGCGATGCTGTCCACTTGAGCCCGGAACCCGCCCTGCTTGGCACCGGGGGCACACTCCTTGCCCACCGGCGGCAATTGGACGGGGGCACTTTTTTTGTGGCCCATGCCGACAACCTGAGCCGGTTCGACGTGGCAGCCTTTTTGCGCGCCCACAAACGGCGTCCCCCGGAATGCGTGCTGACCATGATGACTTTCGAGACCGACCAGCCCAGCCAGTGCGGCATCGTGGAGCTGGATCAACGCGGTGTGGTGACCACGTTTTTCGAAAAATGTGCGCACCCCCCAGGAAACAAGGCAAACGGGGCGGTTTTTGCCATGGAACCGGTGATCTTCGACATGTTCGACACACGCCCCGGCTCCCTGCCGGAGATAAGTCTCGATCTCTTGCCGTACTGCTTGGGGCGCATCGCCACATTTCATAATGATGTCTACCATAGGGACATTGGCACACCCGAAAGCTATGCCTGTGCCCTGCAAGAATACCGCTAA
- a CDS encoding TIGR04372 family glycosyltransferase, which translates to MTAISPPDIQLTRELFTLPREKSLGIVASSLVGGCSQTDLLFLIRTLLVLGATEQAKSLFSRLDHNLLDQAGQRPLLQAVSVRLGQPTAWDNLPPANDDYRWIRFLAKKGVDISYPTEPSVRGLLFQPDVPPQVLLEDRCPCCHNQCLFGPEKSQELHSGSGEWLCPHCLAQRIWEKTTVRRCLWIWYKAYLSGLPRQEGELTETGCQEAILAALALQPLAPVRFGSLCPAAIGHAIMNPSMYFFSLQQGQEPISLDIIGIPPSMTRLNSQLTTMWARHIDFSRDGERLAHKVVGSPLMIESLASYDITRDPGLFNAPPSLVFTLTEERQAREELERMGVPHGAPFVCLLVRDSAYDQIKYAGNPTFPPGCGEERYADIDSYEEACLFLAELGYYVIRTGFHVAKPLKWASKRIIDYSTKYRSELMDLWLPARCFFLFANVGGIGAMASIYRRPMLFTNHIFHYRPPVYSNTLVLFKHLRRKNSRRYKDLDYILDHVDDRLYNSNPDAVKWYSTMEWVDNSPQELKDAAMEMLSLIDGTWEQKYASLTEQASFWKMLEERYPGRGFLGVQTKISTNYLRMYLH; encoded by the coding sequence ATGACTGCCATTTCGCCTCCTGATATACAGCTAACCCGAGAGCTTTTCACCCTGCCCCGAGAGAAATCTTTAGGCATCGTGGCATCCTCCCTTGTGGGAGGCTGTTCCCAGACCGACCTGCTGTTTTTGATACGCACTTTGCTTGTTCTGGGGGCCACGGAGCAGGCTAAATCCCTATTCTCCCGCCTTGATCATAACCTCCTGGATCAGGCGGGCCAGCGTCCCCTTCTCCAGGCCGTATCGGTACGCTTAGGTCAGCCCACGGCCTGGGACAATCTCCCCCCTGCCAATGACGACTACCGCTGGATCAGATTCCTTGCTAAAAAAGGCGTGGACATCAGCTATCCTACCGAACCTTCGGTCCGAGGCCTACTTTTCCAACCAGACGTCCCCCCACAGGTTCTCCTTGAAGACCGTTGCCCGTGCTGCCACAATCAGTGTCTGTTTGGTCCGGAAAAATCCCAAGAACTTCACTCTGGCTCCGGGGAATGGCTGTGTCCCCATTGCCTAGCACAACGTATCTGGGAAAAAACCACCGTGCGCCGCTGCCTTTGGATTTGGTACAAAGCCTACCTCTCCGGCTTGCCACGCCAGGAAGGCGAACTCACCGAGACGGGATGTCAAGAAGCCATTTTGGCCGCTTTGGCCCTGCAACCATTGGCCCCCGTTCGTTTCGGAAGCCTTTGTCCTGCCGCTATCGGCCATGCAATTATGAATCCGTCGATGTACTTTTTCTCGCTGCAGCAAGGGCAAGAACCCATCAGCTTGGATATTATTGGCATCCCTCCCAGTATGACCCGTCTAAACAGCCAACTCACCACCATGTGGGCGCGTCATATTGATTTCTCTCGTGATGGAGAACGATTGGCTCATAAGGTGGTCGGTTCTCCGCTTATGATAGAAAGTTTGGCGTCCTACGATATCACGCGTGATCCTGGCCTGTTTAATGCTCCTCCGTCGCTTGTATTTACTCTGACCGAGGAACGTCAAGCTCGGGAGGAGCTAGAACGAATGGGCGTGCCGCACGGCGCCCCTTTTGTTTGCCTTCTCGTTCGCGATTCTGCTTACGACCAAATTAAATATGCGGGTAATCCTACATTTCCTCCTGGGTGTGGGGAGGAGAGGTATGCCGATATCGACTCCTATGAAGAGGCTTGCTTATTTTTGGCTGAATTGGGGTACTACGTCATTCGAACCGGGTTTCATGTCGCAAAACCACTTAAGTGGGCATCAAAACGAATTATTGATTATAGCACGAAATATCGTTCTGAATTGATGGATCTCTGGCTGCCGGCCCGTTGTTTCTTCCTATTTGCCAATGTTGGCGGCATAGGCGCTATGGCCTCGATATATCGCCGGCCCATGCTCTTTACGAATCATATTTTTCATTATAGACCGCCGGTGTATTCGAATACACTCGTGCTTTTTAAGCACTTGCGAAGAAAAAACAGTCGGAGATACAAGGATCTGGATTATATACTGGATCATGTCGACGATAGGCTCTATAATTCTAATCCAGATGCAGTTAAATGGTACAGTACCATGGAATGGGTAGATAACTCGCCTCAGGAACTCAAAGACGCCGCTATGGAGATGCTTTCCCTGATAGATGGCACATGGGAGCAAAAATACGCCAGCCTTACCGAGCAGGCTTCTTTCTGGAAAATGCTTGAAGAACGGTATCCTGGACGCGGTTTCCTCGGCGTCCAGACGAAGATTTCAACAAACTACTTGCGCATGTATCTACACTGA
- a CDS encoding TylF/MycF/NovP-related O-methyltransferase, with protein MQQANRDEEYGQEMPLSQTAGDSSQAEWHSGFYGAIGARHETRQSVASLTEGRVAGVSKVLRKIPLRVIVYGEDSLIGFTPTIEDLGRNKACCRCFFAVNSEMLAKRPRQPQKQQKGANMEWKTVRKFVEEATRPFLSHIVIDSKHITYCQDSLITEHGTDWMEEPRFKAAYEAGHATGHKFGEMRCEWRVKVLLWAATHAMHLDGDFVECGVNTGVFSRAVMEYTDFSNTNKKFYLLDTYDGIPLQDVSDDVREATREYNKTHHPECYELAKKNFSQFKNALLIRGRVPETLDQIQSDRIAYASIDMNVASTEIAAGEYLWPRLVSGAMIVLDDYNYAWWTGEQRNAWNNFADRHGVQILPLPTGQGLLVKP; from the coding sequence ATGCAACAAGCGAATCGCGACGAAGAATACGGTCAGGAAATGCCACTCTCCCAAACAGCAGGGGACTCCAGCCAAGCGGAATGGCATAGTGGTTTTTATGGAGCAATTGGGGCACGCCATGAGACCCGACAAAGCGTTGCGTCTTTAACAGAAGGCCGGGTTGCAGGTGTCTCGAAAGTTCTCCGAAAAATTCCCCTGCGGGTCATTGTCTACGGCGAGGACTCGCTTATTGGGTTTACCCCTACAATAGAAGACCTGGGGCGCAATAAAGCCTGCTGTAGGTGTTTTTTTGCAGTAAACTCAGAAATGCTGGCAAAGCGCCCCAGACAACCTCAAAAGCAACAGAAGGGAGCAAACATGGAATGGAAGACAGTTAGAAAATTTGTAGAAGAAGCGACACGTCCTTTTTTAAGCCACATCGTAATAGATAGTAAGCATATTACGTATTGCCAAGACAGTTTAATCACGGAACATGGCACGGACTGGATGGAGGAACCTCGGTTCAAAGCTGCATATGAGGCAGGACATGCAACCGGTCATAAGTTCGGAGAAATGCGTTGCGAGTGGCGCGTAAAAGTACTCTTATGGGCCGCAACTCACGCAATGCATCTTGATGGAGATTTTGTAGAATGTGGAGTTAATACAGGTGTTTTTTCTCGGGCGGTCATGGAATATACGGATTTTTCAAATACCAATAAAAAATTCTATCTCCTTGACACATATGATGGCATACCACTGCAGGACGTCTCCGATGACGTTCGTGAAGCTACGCGCGAGTATAACAAAACACATCATCCTGAGTGCTATGAACTTGCTAAAAAGAATTTTAGCCAATTCAAAAATGCTTTACTTATACGGGGACGTGTTCCAGAAACTCTTGATCAAATCCAATCCGACCGCATTGCATATGCGTCAATCGATATGAACGTGGCCTCTACAGAAATTGCGGCAGGTGAATATCTCTGGCCGCGACTTGTTTCGGGCGCCATGATCGTTTTGGATGACTACAACTACGCTTGGTGGACAGGAGAGCAACGCAATGCGTGGAATAACTTTGCCGATCGTCATGGCGTTCAAATTCTGCCCCTGCCGACCGGCCAAGGACTTCTGGTTAAACCATAG
- a CDS encoding class I SAM-dependent methyltransferase, with amino-acid sequence MDAQDICLVCGQGALEKIDSVNLGCISSDLRILDVPSSALYCHTCGHLQKNIDETFRENVLGIYSNGYVLPGGQIDVCNGTVMSRGAAVATSIRNSLHLPEHGTMLDFGCGHGFFLRDFHGVFQKWALYGYDITTDKVDELSAIAGVNGIFTDGIDAVDQRFDLITLNHVLEHLIEPVAVLRALRGLLRPGGRIIVRVPSYLELYSEFVIGDHVSLYTTRTLETAVALAGLVPDAPLQAVSGRELAMVLAAGNPKTDIVPDTANLARGKAILAWLKTQRDLVVGELAGHPPFGLYGVSGMGGWLGSLAPDKVDFFVDDNPAMNGMRLYGIEIVSPDRIPQGATIFVAFKREIAAAIHDRVQASTPTVRYVYPETLTLPG; translated from the coding sequence ATGGACGCACAAGATATATGTCTTGTTTGTGGGCAAGGGGCGTTGGAAAAAATTGATTCCGTCAATTTGGGCTGTATAAGTTCCGATTTGCGAATACTCGATGTACCGAGTAGCGCCTTATATTGTCATACCTGTGGCCACCTGCAAAAAAATATCGACGAAACGTTTCGGGAAAATGTTCTTGGTATATACTCCAACGGCTACGTTCTCCCGGGAGGACAAATCGACGTCTGCAATGGCACGGTCATGTCCCGTGGAGCTGCGGTCGCCACAAGTATCCGGAATTCATTGCACCTCCCTGAACACGGGACCATGCTGGATTTTGGCTGTGGACACGGTTTCTTTCTGCGCGACTTCCACGGTGTCTTCCAAAAATGGGCGCTTTACGGCTACGATATCACCACCGACAAAGTGGACGAGCTTTCCGCCATCGCAGGAGTAAACGGCATTTTTACAGATGGCATAGATGCCGTAGACCAGCGTTTCGACTTGATCACGCTTAACCATGTACTGGAACATCTGATCGAGCCGGTGGCGGTGCTGCGGGCTCTACGCGGGCTGTTACGCCCCGGCGGCAGGATCATCGTACGGGTCCCGTCTTATCTGGAGCTGTATTCCGAATTCGTGATAGGTGATCATGTTTCACTCTATACGACCCGGACGCTAGAAACGGCCGTAGCCCTGGCCGGCTTGGTTCCCGACGCGCCGTTGCAGGCCGTTTCCGGCCGGGAACTGGCCATGGTGCTTGCCGCCGGCAACCCGAAAACGGACATCGTGCCGGATACCGCCAACCTGGCCCGTGGCAAGGCAATTCTGGCCTGGCTGAAAACCCAGCGTGATCTTGTGGTTGGTGAACTCGCCGGGCATCCTCCATTCGGTCTGTATGGTGTGTCCGGCATGGGGGGTTGGCTTGGCTCGCTGGCTCCGGACAAGGTCGATTTTTTCGTGGACGACAACCCTGCCATGAACGGAATGCGGCTTTATGGCATTGAGATCGTGTCGCCAGACCGCATCCCGCAAGGGGCGACCATTTTCGTGGCCTTCAAACGGGAAATTGCCGCGGCCATCCACGACCGCGTCCAGGCATCGACGCCGACGGTACGCTATGTTTATCCGGAAACACTCACCTTGCCTGGCTAG
- a CDS encoding aminoglycoside phosphotransferase family protein codes for MNDSLQKTFSNLCRHPLVALEPLKGGRNSRVWLLRGNGQNWVGKQYFCHPNDHRDRLGTEFGALRFLRAHAMVQVPEAIAYDRAAGMAVYSFLPGQAPLPGDPEHARAMGAFAKRLWDLRGAVTPADGIGFASEACLCAEEIVKQVRERFARLCACDPQTPLAAEVIAFVEGRLAPALEQWKTMAVERLGTLGHQLPQRFWTLSPSDFGLHNTLAPASGPLQFLDFEYFGWDDPAKLLSDALLHCGLPLSPDQKRIVVKEFKAIFSDAGNFAARVRAYLPLLGLKWCCILCNEFVRGDMLRRRFVDTGMDVRQTRARQLAKAQQMLDQDIAAAIAVVDATF; via the coding sequence ATGAATGATTCGCTCCAGAAGACATTTTCCAACCTTTGCCGGCATCCCCTTGTCGCGCTTGAACCCTTGAAAGGGGGACGGAACAGCCGTGTCTGGCTGCTGCGGGGCAACGGCCAAAACTGGGTGGGCAAGCAGTACTTTTGCCACCCCAATGACCACCGCGATCGCTTGGGCACCGAATTCGGCGCATTGCGCTTTCTGCGCGCCCACGCCATGGTCCAAGTGCCGGAAGCCATCGCCTATGACCGGGCAGCGGGGATGGCCGTTTACAGTTTTCTGCCTGGCCAAGCGCCGCTTCCGGGGGATCCGGAGCACGCCCGGGCCATGGGTGCGTTTGCAAAACGACTTTGGGACCTACGCGGAGCAGTGACCCCGGCGGACGGCATCGGGTTCGCCTCGGAAGCCTGCCTATGCGCTGAAGAGATCGTCAAACAGGTGCGGGAACGCTTTGCGCGGCTTTGTGCCTGCGATCCGCAAACGCCCTTGGCGGCCGAGGTCATCGCGTTTGTCGAAGGACGACTGGCGCCGGCCCTGGAACAGTGGAAAACGATGGCCGTTGAACGACTGGGCACCCTCGGTCACCAGTTGCCCCAAAGATTTTGGACGTTGAGCCCCTCGGATTTCGGCCTGCACAACACCCTTGCCCCCGCCTCCGGTCCCTTGCAATTTTTGGATTTCGAGTATTTCGGTTGGGACGACCCGGCAAAACTTTTAAGCGATGCGCTGTTGCATTGCGGCCTCCCCCTTTCCCCGGACCAAAAGCGCATCGTGGTCAAGGAATTCAAGGCTATCTTTAGCGACGCGGGGAATTTCGCGGCCCGGGTACGGGCCTATCTGCCGCTTCTCGGACTGAAGTGGTGTTGTATTTTGTGCAACGAGTTCGTCCGGGGCGACATGTTGCGGCGTCGTTTCGTGGATACGGGGATGGACGTCCGCCAAACCAGAGCGCGCCAGTTAGCAAAAGCCCAGCAGATGTTGGACCAGGATATTGCCGCAGCCATCGCGGTCGTTGACGCGACATTCTAA